Proteins found in one Actinokineospora alba genomic segment:
- a CDS encoding FliA/WhiG family RNA polymerase sigma factor gives MTEPIPVPGDTGEGSRTPVAPSPESRPPVNGTAVSFGTGETSGVLPGDQRTADDVEAGIVALWRKFGEQRAHGLRDRLVLHYAPLVKYVAGRVGTGLPSHVDVSDLIQSGIFGLVDAIEKFEPERGLKFETYAMQRIRGAILDDLRAQDWVPRTVRGRAREVERGIERLGAKLQRTPNDAELAGELGLTVGELRDVYAQLQLTSVVALDELAAAGRGSTSLADTLEDETAEDPVALLVDQDNRRQLAEAIGRLAERDRVVVTLYYFENLTLAEIGRVLGVTESRVCQLHTRAVLRLRAKLLEVAEV, from the coding sequence ATGACCGAACCCATCCCCGTTCCCGGTGACACCGGGGAAGGTTCTCGGACACCGGTGGCCCCGTCCCCGGAATCGAGACCCCCGGTGAACGGCACCGCCGTCTCCTTCGGGACCGGCGAGACCTCCGGCGTGCTGCCCGGAGACCAACGCACCGCCGACGACGTCGAAGCGGGCATCGTCGCCCTGTGGCGCAAGTTCGGCGAGCAGCGCGCGCACGGGCTCAGGGACCGGCTCGTCCTGCACTACGCACCGCTCGTCAAGTACGTGGCGGGACGGGTGGGCACCGGCCTGCCCTCGCACGTCGACGTGTCGGACCTGATCCAGTCCGGGATCTTCGGCCTGGTCGACGCCATCGAGAAGTTCGAGCCGGAGCGCGGCCTCAAGTTCGAGACCTACGCCATGCAGCGCATCCGCGGCGCGATCCTCGACGACCTGCGCGCCCAGGACTGGGTGCCGCGCACCGTCCGCGGCCGCGCCCGAGAGGTCGAACGCGGCATCGAACGCCTCGGCGCCAAACTCCAGCGCACCCCGAACGACGCCGAGCTCGCGGGCGAACTGGGCCTGACAGTCGGCGAACTGCGCGACGTCTACGCCCAACTCCAGCTGACCAGCGTCGTCGCGCTCGACGAACTCGCAGCCGCCGGGCGGGGATCGACCTCGCTGGCCGACACGCTCGAGGACGAGACCGCCGAGGACCCGGTGGCGCTGCTCGTCGACCAGGACAACCGCCGCCAGCTCGCCGAGGCCATCGGCAGGCTCGCCGAGCGCGACCGGGTCGTGGTCACCCTGTACTACTTCGAGAACCTCACCCTCGCCGAGATCGGCCGCGTCCTCGGCGTCACCGAGTCGCGGGTCTGCCAGCTGCACACCCGCGCCGTCCTCCGCCTCCGCGCGAAACTCCTCGAGGTCGCGGAAGTCTGA
- a CDS encoding tyrosine recombinase XerC: MAQRQGVPRASTGSSRVDLHRVRSALPGEVRTVLADYERHLALERGLSPHTVRAYVGDAVSLLGHLHGLLDSSDAESESGTEADNADAERHTDHPIQPGAGLRGVGLDLEGLRGWLAAQLGAGASRTTMARRSASARTFTAWALRREHLDVDPGSRLVAPVRHRTLPSVLRQDQASELMRVSAAGAAQLDPVALRDHALLELLYATGIRVSELCGLDIDDVDSGSRVLRVMGKGGKERTVPFGVPAAAAVSTWLDRGRRALARDDSPPALWLGTRGGRLQPASVRRIVHDALGAVSGAPDMGPHGLRHSAATHLLEGGADLRSVQELLGHATLSTTQLYTHVTVERLKAIHDRTHPRSR; encoded by the coding sequence ATGGCGCAGCGTCAGGGGGTGCCTCGCGCCTCCACCGGATCAAGCCGGGTCGACCTCCACCGGGTCCGATCCGCGCTGCCGGGCGAGGTCCGCACGGTTTTGGCCGACTACGAACGCCATTTGGCCCTGGAAAGGGGCCTGTCCCCGCACACGGTCCGCGCTTACGTCGGCGACGCGGTCTCGTTGCTCGGTCACCTCCACGGCCTCCTCGACAGCTCCGATGCGGAGTCCGAGTCCGGAACCGAGGCCGACAACGCTGACGCCGAGCGGCATACCGACCACCCCATCCAGCCAGGGGCGGGACTGCGCGGCGTCGGGCTTGATCTTGAAGGGCTGCGTGGGTGGCTCGCGGCGCAGTTGGGGGCCGGTGCCAGTCGGACGACCATGGCCAGGCGGTCGGCCTCGGCGCGGACGTTCACCGCATGGGCGCTACGGCGCGAGCACCTCGACGTCGATCCCGGGTCGCGGTTGGTGGCTCCGGTGCGGCACCGGACGCTGCCGTCGGTGTTGCGGCAGGACCAGGCGTCGGAGTTGATGCGGGTCTCGGCGGCGGGCGCGGCGCAGTTGGATCCGGTGGCACTGCGTGATCACGCGCTGTTGGAGTTGCTGTACGCCACCGGCATCCGGGTATCGGAACTCTGCGGGCTCGACATCGACGACGTCGATTCGGGGTCGCGGGTACTCAGGGTGATGGGCAAGGGCGGCAAGGAGCGGACGGTCCCGTTCGGGGTTCCGGCCGCCGCCGCGGTGTCGACCTGGCTTGACCGGGGTCGGCGGGCACTTGCACGCGACGATTCCCCGCCGGCACTGTGGCTCGGTACCCGTGGGGGACGGCTGCAACCAGCCAGTGTGCGGCGAATCGTGCACGACGCTTTGGGGGCGGTGTCGGGCGCCCCGGACATGGGCCCGCACGGCCTTCGTCACTCCGCGGCTACGCACCTGCTCGAAGGGGGTGCTGACCTTCGTAGCGTCCAGGAGCTACTTGGTCACGCTACGCTCTCGACGACCCAGCTCTACACCCACGTGACCGTCGAACGGCTGAAGGCGATCCATGACCGAACCCATCCCCGTTCCCGGTGA
- the dprA gene encoding DNA-processing protein DprA: MTIDPIRAARAYLLGVAEPPAPALSMFVEALGPVEAAARVKAGEVPDPVRDETSARSARDHVEADLENAAAAGARLVIPEDDEWPGWPLLALHNACGRGLRWAGPPLALWVRGPVALDDGLQRAVSVIGARAATSYGEHVASEFGYGLAEAGATVVSGAAYGIDGAAHRGALGAEGTTVAVLGCGVDVRYPAAHSRLLDRIADTGAVISEYPPGTPPAKHRFLVRNRLIAALSAGTVVVEAGVRSGARNTASTAAALGKVVLAVPGPIGSAMSLGCHELLRLGAATVVCSVPEILEAVGQVGADLVTPREKPKRSTDGLGDQALRVHEALKTRGGLSPEQVSSASGVPLSRVRALLPELELTGLAARGEEGWCRLRS, translated from the coding sequence ATGACGATCGACCCTATTCGCGCCGCTCGCGCCTACCTCCTGGGCGTGGCCGAGCCGCCCGCGCCCGCGCTGTCGATGTTCGTCGAGGCGCTCGGCCCGGTGGAGGCCGCCGCGCGGGTCAAGGCGGGGGAGGTGCCGGACCCGGTTCGGGACGAGACCTCGGCCCGCAGCGCGCGTGACCACGTCGAGGCCGACCTTGAGAACGCGGCGGCGGCCGGTGCGCGGCTGGTCATCCCGGAGGACGACGAGTGGCCCGGCTGGCCGCTGCTCGCCCTGCACAACGCGTGCGGGCGCGGTCTGCGCTGGGCCGGGCCGCCGCTCGCGCTGTGGGTGCGCGGCCCGGTCGCACTCGACGACGGGCTCCAGCGTGCCGTCTCCGTCATCGGGGCCCGGGCCGCGACGAGCTACGGCGAACACGTCGCCTCCGAATTCGGCTACGGCCTCGCCGAGGCGGGCGCGACAGTCGTCTCCGGCGCCGCGTACGGCATCGACGGCGCCGCCCACCGCGGCGCGCTCGGCGCCGAAGGCACGACCGTCGCCGTGCTCGGCTGTGGAGTCGACGTCCGGTACCCGGCGGCGCATTCCCGGCTGCTCGACCGGATCGCCGACACCGGCGCGGTGATCAGCGAGTACCCGCCGGGCACGCCACCGGCGAAACACCGGTTCCTGGTGCGCAACCGGCTGATCGCCGCACTCAGCGCGGGCACGGTCGTCGTCGAGGCGGGCGTGCGCAGCGGCGCCCGGAACACGGCGTCGACGGCGGCGGCGCTGGGCAAGGTCGTGCTGGCGGTGCCCGGCCCGATCGGCTCGGCGATGTCGCTGGGCTGCCACGAACTCCTGCGGCTCGGGGCGGCGACCGTGGTGTGCTCGGTGCCGGAGATCCTGGAGGCGGTCGGGCAGGTCGGCGCGGACCTCGTCACGCCCCGGGAGAAGCCGAAGCGGTCGACCGACGGGTTGGGTGATCAGGCTCTCCGTGTGCACGAAGCACTGAAAACTCGGGGCGGGCTCAGTCCCGAACAGGTCTCGTCGGCGTCGGGAGTGCCGTTGTCGCGGGTCAGAGCGTTGCTGCCGGAGTTGGAACTCACCGGACTCGCCGCGCGCGGCGAAGAAGGGTGGTGCCGACTTCGATCATGA